One window of the Amycolatopsis mediterranei genome contains the following:
- a CDS encoding CHAD domain-containing protein, with translation MTTESLPRTPAELGLPELPIAALPADPAVHHVRAKLDREIRALLAHEPGTRSGADPEDLHQMRVALRRMRSVLKLSGELVGDGAEPVRAELGWLGQSLGEVRDYDVLIGHLREVIAGFEVRDQAAGRRLVSKFVAERATAKRRLTRALSSARYSTLLREVSLLTRAESTSAVTRPHDLVSGLAKPHRKLAKAVRALPADPPDDDLHALRIHGKKLRYAAELAQTSAKKKQTAKIKQLLKATKDFQTVLGEHQDAVIAAERMRTILESVDGPMGFVAGRIAERELSRRAEARAVWRKSWKAVDSAAKALHA, from the coding sequence GTGACCACCGAATCGTTGCCTCGAACCCCGGCCGAGCTGGGTCTGCCGGAGCTCCCGATCGCGGCGCTCCCGGCCGATCCGGCGGTCCACCACGTCCGCGCCAAGCTCGACCGGGAGATCCGCGCCCTGCTCGCGCACGAACCCGGCACGCGCTCGGGCGCGGACCCGGAAGACCTGCACCAGATGCGCGTCGCCCTGCGGCGGATGCGCAGCGTGCTGAAGCTGTCCGGCGAGCTGGTCGGCGACGGCGCCGAACCGGTGCGCGCGGAGCTGGGCTGGCTCGGCCAGTCCCTCGGTGAGGTGCGCGACTACGACGTGCTGATCGGGCACCTGCGCGAGGTCATCGCCGGCTTCGAGGTCCGGGACCAGGCGGCGGGCCGCCGCCTGGTCTCGAAGTTCGTCGCCGAGCGAGCCACGGCGAAGCGGCGCCTGACGCGGGCGCTGTCGAGTGCCCGGTACTCGACGCTGCTGCGCGAGGTGAGCCTGCTGACCCGGGCGGAGTCCACCTCGGCCGTCACCCGGCCACACGACCTGGTCAGCGGGCTGGCGAAGCCGCACCGCAAGCTCGCCAAGGCCGTCCGCGCCCTGCCCGCCGACCCGCCGGACGACGACCTGCACGCGCTGCGCATCCACGGGAAGAAGCTGCGGTACGCGGCCGAGCTGGCCCAGACGTCGGCGAAGAAGAAGCAGACGGCGAAGATCAAGCAGCTGCTCAAGGCGACGAAGGACTTCCAGACCGTGCTCGGTGAGCACCAGGACGCGGTGATCGCGGCCGAGCGGATGCGCACGATCCTGGAGTCGGTGGACGGCCCGATGGGGTTCGTCGCCGGCCGGATCGCCGAGCGCGAGCTGAGCCGCC
- the dapD gene encoding 2,3,4,5-tetrahydropyridine-2,6-dicarboxylate N-succinyltransferase, whose translation MSEQSPNPETTGASGVGLATVTTDGTVLDTWYPHPKLTEGGTPGTERLSSDEAKELLGEAAAALLGPDTDRGVEVVAVRTTIGRLADAPADTHDMYLRLHLLSHRLVRPHGQNLDGMFGLLANVVWTNHGPCPVEGFETTRLRLRARGPVTVYSVDKFPRMVDYVLPSGVRIGDADRVRLGAHLASGTTVMHEGFVNFNAGTLGASMVEGRISAGVVVGDGSDVGGGASIMGTLSGGGKETISLGERCLIGANGGVGISLGDDSVVEAGLYVTAGTKVVVEGKVVKARELNGISGAVFRRNSATGAVEVVPRTGAGVELNAALHAND comes from the coding sequence GTGAGCGAGCAGAGCCCGAACCCCGAAACGACCGGCGCCAGCGGCGTCGGGCTGGCCACCGTCACCACCGACGGGACGGTCCTCGACACCTGGTACCCGCACCCGAAGCTGACCGAAGGCGGCACTCCCGGCACGGAGCGGCTGAGTTCGGACGAGGCGAAGGAGCTGCTCGGCGAGGCCGCCGCGGCGCTGCTCGGCCCGGACACCGACCGCGGGGTCGAGGTCGTCGCCGTGCGCACCACGATCGGCAGGCTCGCCGACGCGCCCGCGGACACCCACGACATGTACCTGCGGCTGCACCTGCTCTCGCACCGGCTGGTCCGCCCGCACGGCCAGAACCTCGACGGCATGTTCGGCCTGCTGGCCAACGTCGTGTGGACCAATCACGGCCCGTGCCCGGTCGAAGGCTTCGAGACGACCCGGCTGCGGCTGCGGGCGCGCGGCCCGGTGACCGTCTACAGCGTCGACAAGTTCCCGCGGATGGTCGACTACGTCCTGCCGTCCGGGGTCCGGATCGGCGACGCCGACCGCGTCCGCCTCGGCGCGCACCTGGCGTCCGGCACGACCGTGATGCACGAGGGCTTCGTCAACTTCAACGCCGGCACGCTCGGCGCGTCGATGGTCGAGGGCCGGATCTCGGCCGGCGTGGTCGTCGGCGACGGCTCGGACGTCGGCGGCGGCGCGTCGATCATGGGCACGCTCTCGGGCGGCGGCAAGGAGACGATCTCCCTGGGCGAGCGCTGCCTGATCGGCGCGAACGGCGGCGTGGGCATCTCGCTCGGCGACGACTCGGTCGTCGAGGCGGGGCTCTACGTCACGGCGGGCACGAAGGTGGTCGTCGAGGGCAAGGTCGTCAAGGCCCGCGAGCTCAACGGCATTTCGGGCGCGGTCTTCCGGCGCAACTCGGCGACGGGCGCGGTCGAGGTCGTGCCGCGGACCGGCGCCGGCGTCGAGCTGAACGCGGCGCTGCACGCGAACGACTAA
- the dapE gene encoding succinyl-diaminopimelate desuccinylase yields the protein MSLDLHADPVDLTTALVDIFSVSGAEAEIATAVQEALQAQAPHLEVVRNGDAVLARTDLGRGSRVVLAGHLDTVPENGNLPSRREGTGDEEILHGLGTVDMKGGDAVFLHLAATLPSPKHDITFVFYDNEEVEAVKNGLGRIERELPEWLAGDLAIVGEPSNGVIEAGCQGTMRVELRLSGKRAHTARAWMGENAIHALAEPLRRLAEYTPRIVDIDGLTYREGLQATSISGGVAGNVVPDAAVLTVNHRFAPDRDPAAAERHLREVFDGFELSVVDLSPGALPGLSAPAAAELVTAAGGRAAAKLGWTDVARFAARGMPAVNFGPGNPTLAHTKQENVRTAEIRQVTEVLRKFLA from the coding sequence ATGAGCCTCGACCTGCACGCCGACCCGGTGGACCTGACCACAGCGCTGGTGGACATCTTCAGCGTGTCCGGCGCCGAGGCCGAGATCGCCACCGCGGTGCAGGAGGCGCTGCAGGCGCAGGCGCCGCACCTCGAGGTCGTCCGCAACGGCGACGCCGTCCTGGCGCGGACCGACCTCGGCCGCGGGTCGCGGGTCGTGCTCGCCGGGCACCTGGACACCGTGCCGGAGAACGGCAACCTGCCTTCCCGGCGCGAAGGCACCGGTGACGAAGAGATCCTGCACGGCCTCGGCACGGTCGACATGAAAGGTGGCGACGCGGTCTTCCTGCACTTGGCGGCGACGCTGCCTTCGCCCAAGCACGACATCACCTTCGTCTTCTACGACAACGAAGAGGTCGAAGCGGTCAAGAACGGCCTCGGCCGGATCGAGCGCGAGCTGCCGGAGTGGCTGGCCGGCGACCTGGCGATCGTCGGCGAGCCGTCGAACGGCGTGATCGAGGCCGGCTGCCAGGGCACCATGCGCGTCGAGCTGCGGCTCTCGGGGAAGCGGGCGCACACCGCGCGGGCGTGGATGGGCGAGAACGCGATCCACGCGCTCGCCGAGCCGCTGCGCCGGCTGGCGGAGTACACGCCGCGGATCGTCGACATCGACGGGCTGACCTACCGCGAGGGTCTCCAGGCGACGTCGATCAGCGGCGGTGTGGCGGGCAACGTCGTCCCGGACGCGGCGGTGCTGACGGTGAACCACCGCTTCGCCCCGGACCGCGACCCGGCGGCGGCCGAGCGGCACCTGCGCGAGGTTTTCGACGGTTTCGAACTGTCCGTTGTGGACCTTTCCCCGGGAGCGCTGCCGGGCCTGTCGGCCCCGGCGGCGGCGGAACTGGTGACGGCGGCGGGCGGCCGCGCGGCGGCCAAGCTGGGCTGGACGGACGTGGCCCGCTTCGCGGCGCGCGGCATGCCGGCGGTGAACTTCGGCCCGGGCAACCCGACGCTGGCGCACACGAAGCAGGAGAACGTCCGGACGGCGGAGATCCGCCAGGTCACCGAGGTGCTCCGCAAGTTCCTGGCCTGA
- a CDS encoding DUF3152 domain-containing protein: MPKSARRAAAVAVLALAVGWGAAACGEGQPVAAPAAGPIRTAIGEATSVPPPPAEREPVTQSAPVDEAAITFPRTGSGQWMFTPGSDEVAGKSGRLMRYRIAIETDIDGVGPAEFAKDIRTILGDPRGWTAGGQWRLQQVGPADMADFTLYLATPASRDKLCGGTPDSYTSCRNGSNVVLNVARWANAVPNYGAPLEAYRQYMVTHETGHRLGQGHELCPGPGRPAPVMEQQTLGLHGCVPNPWPFPDAGGREYAGPPGEYDDPIPAGDS; encoded by the coding sequence ATGCCGAAATCCGCGAGACGAGCCGCGGCGGTGGCCGTGCTCGCCCTGGCGGTGGGCTGGGGCGCGGCCGCCTGCGGGGAAGGGCAGCCCGTGGCCGCGCCGGCGGCCGGGCCGATCCGCACCGCCATCGGGGAGGCCACCTCGGTTCCGCCGCCGCCGGCCGAGCGGGAGCCCGTGACGCAGAGCGCGCCCGTCGACGAGGCCGCCATCACCTTCCCGCGGACCGGTTCCGGGCAGTGGATGTTCACCCCCGGCTCCGACGAGGTCGCCGGGAAGTCCGGCCGGCTGATGCGCTACCGGATCGCCATCGAGACCGACATCGACGGCGTCGGGCCCGCCGAGTTCGCCAAGGACATCCGCACCATCCTCGGCGACCCGCGCGGCTGGACCGCCGGCGGCCAGTGGCGGCTGCAGCAGGTCGGACCGGCCGACATGGCCGACTTCACCCTCTACCTCGCGACGCCGGCCAGCCGCGACAAGCTGTGCGGCGGCACACCGGACAGCTACACCTCCTGCCGCAACGGCAGCAACGTCGTGCTCAACGTCGCCCGCTGGGCCAACGCCGTCCCGAACTACGGCGCCCCGCTCGAGGCCTACCGCCAGTACATGGTCACCCACGAAACCGGCCACCGGCTCGGCCAGGGCCACGAGCTGTGCCCCGGCCCGGGCCGGCCGGCGCCGGTGATGGAGCAGCAGACGCTCGGGCTGCACGGCTGCGTCCCGAACCCCTGGCCGTTCCCGGACGCCGGCGGCCGCGAATACGCCGGCCCGCCGGGCGAGTACGACGACCCGATCCCGGCCGGCGATTCCTAG
- a CDS encoding chitinase, which translates to MSGRRTRLFGTLLAAVLAVPLLVPAPAQGAVQAGTCAVKSRPAGKVLQGYWENWDGAANGVHPGMGWVPITDSRMAQHGYNVVNAAFPVIRSDGTVLWENGMDAGVKVSTPAEMCAAKAAGATILLSIGGAAAGIDLSSSAVADRFVATVVPILKQYNFDGIDIDIETGLTNSGNIKTLSASQSNLIRIIDGVLAQMPSNFGLTMAPETAYVTGGSVAYGSIWGAYLPIIKKYADNGRLWWLNMQYYNGSMYGCSGDSYQAGTVQGFTVQTQCLNQGLVVQGTTIRVPYDKQVPGLPAQPGAGGGYMSPSLVSQAWRSVPGLKGLMDWSINWDGSKGWTFGTNVKSLQGR; encoded by the coding sequence ATGTCCGGTCGCAGAACCCGCTTGTTCGGAACCCTTCTGGCTGCGGTGCTGGCCGTCCCGCTGCTCGTGCCGGCCCCCGCGCAGGGGGCGGTGCAGGCCGGCACGTGCGCGGTGAAATCGAGGCCCGCGGGCAAGGTCCTCCAGGGGTACTGGGAAAACTGGGACGGCGCCGCGAACGGCGTCCACCCCGGAATGGGCTGGGTCCCGATCACCGACAGCCGGATGGCGCAGCACGGGTACAACGTCGTCAACGCCGCCTTCCCGGTGATCCGCTCCGACGGAACCGTGCTGTGGGAGAACGGGATGGACGCCGGGGTGAAGGTGTCGACGCCCGCCGAGATGTGCGCGGCGAAGGCCGCCGGCGCGACGATCCTGCTGTCCATCGGCGGTGCCGCCGCCGGGATCGACCTCTCGTCGTCGGCGGTGGCCGACCGGTTCGTCGCCACCGTCGTGCCGATCCTCAAGCAGTACAACTTCGACGGGATCGACATCGACATCGAGACCGGGCTGACGAACAGCGGGAACATCAAGACGCTCTCGGCGTCGCAGAGCAACCTGATCCGGATCATCGACGGCGTGCTCGCGCAGATGCCGTCGAACTTCGGGCTCACGATGGCGCCGGAGACCGCATACGTGACCGGCGGCAGCGTTGCCTACGGCTCGATTTGGGGCGCGTACCTGCCGATCATCAAGAAGTACGCGGACAACGGCCGGCTGTGGTGGCTGAACATGCAGTACTACAACGGGTCCATGTACGGCTGCTCCGGCGATTCCTACCAGGCCGGGACCGTGCAGGGCTTCACCGTGCAGACGCAGTGCCTGAACCAGGGCCTGGTCGTGCAGGGCACGACGATCCGCGTCCCCTACGACAAGCAGGTCCCCGGCCTGCCCGCCCAGCCGGGCGCGGGTGGCGGGTACATGTCGCCGAGCCTGGTTTCCCAGGCGTGGCGGTCGGTTCCGGGTCTCAAGGGCCTGATGGACTGGTCGATCAACTGGGACGGCTCGAAGGGCTGGACGTTCGGCACCAACGTCAAGTCCCTGCAGGGCCGCTAG
- a CDS encoding M28 family peptidase: MKWKTRLGAGVTALAAVLSVVSAPTATAAPATALAAPDISLANIKGHLNQLQTIADNNGGTRSARGGGYAASVSYVENLLKNAGYTTTRQTCTSCLGQSQNLIAEWPQGDASQVIMLGAHLDSVSAGPGINDNGSGSASILEVALTLARTNPAMAKRVRFGWWADEESGLVGSKYYVNNLPSSERTKIKTYLNFDMIGSKNWGYFVYDDVASVKAIFDEYFASIGIQTEGDSEGDGRSDHASFKSAGIPVGGLATGAGDIKSSAQAQKWGGTAGSPFDNCYHRACDTTANIPDPPLEKNSDAIGYALWKLAVAPTQGNDFSVSLNPASGTVQPGQSLQVAVSTATTSGSAQSISLSASGLPAGATASFSPATISSGGSSTLTITTSSSTPTGTFPITVTADGANADHTAAFSLGVGSSSCAPVTTSTRLDIPDYPGAAVNSTANVAGCARNASGTTKVEVHITHTYRGDLVLDLVAPDGTAYRMKNSSSDSTPNLDTTYTVNASSEAANGAWQLRIKDVGPADTGYLSSWTLTV, encoded by the coding sequence ATGAAGTGGAAGACACGACTCGGCGCCGGGGTCACCGCCCTGGCCGCCGTGCTGAGCGTCGTATCCGCGCCGACGGCCACCGCCGCGCCCGCCACGGCGCTCGCCGCACCGGACATCTCGCTGGCCAACATCAAGGGCCACCTCAACCAGCTGCAGACCATCGCCGACAACAACGGCGGCACCCGCTCGGCGCGCGGCGGCGGCTACGCGGCCTCGGTGTCCTATGTGGAAAACCTGCTGAAGAACGCCGGGTACACCACGACCCGGCAGACCTGCACCAGCTGCCTCGGGCAGTCGCAGAACCTCATCGCCGAGTGGCCGCAGGGCGACGCGAGCCAGGTCATCATGCTCGGCGCGCACCTCGACTCCGTCAGCGCCGGCCCCGGCATCAACGACAACGGCTCGGGCAGCGCGTCGATCCTCGAGGTCGCGCTGACGCTCGCCCGGACCAACCCGGCAATGGCCAAGCGCGTCCGGTTCGGCTGGTGGGCCGACGAGGAGTCCGGCCTGGTCGGCTCCAAGTACTACGTCAACAACCTGCCGAGCAGCGAGCGCACGAAGATCAAGACCTACCTCAACTTCGACATGATCGGCTCGAAGAACTGGGGCTACTTCGTCTACGACGACGTCGCGTCGGTCAAGGCGATCTTCGACGAGTACTTCGCCTCGATCGGCATCCAGACCGAGGGCGACAGCGAAGGCGACGGCCGATCCGACCACGCGTCCTTCAAGAGCGCGGGCATCCCGGTCGGCGGCCTGGCCACCGGCGCCGGCGACATCAAGAGCTCGGCGCAGGCGCAGAAGTGGGGCGGCACCGCGGGTTCGCCGTTCGACAACTGCTACCACCGCGCCTGCGACACGACGGCGAACATCCCGGACCCGCCGCTGGAGAAGAACTCCGACGCCATCGGGTACGCGCTGTGGAAGCTTGCCGTCGCCCCGACCCAGGGCAACGACTTCTCCGTGTCGCTGAACCCGGCGTCCGGCACTGTCCAACCCGGACAGTCGCTGCAGGTCGCCGTCAGCACCGCGACGACGTCCGGCTCGGCGCAGTCGATCTCGCTGTCCGCCTCCGGCCTGCCCGCGGGAGCGACGGCGTCCTTCAGCCCGGCGACGATCTCCTCGGGCGGCAGCTCGACACTGACCATCACGACGTCGTCGAGCACCCCGACCGGCACCTTCCCGATCACGGTGACCGCCGACGGCGCGAACGCCGACCACACGGCGGCGTTCTCGCTCGGCGTCGGCAGCTCGTCGTGCGCGCCGGTGACCACCTCGACGCGCCTCGACATCCCGGACTACCCGGGTGCCGCGGTGAACAGCACCGCGAACGTGGCGGGCTGCGCGCGCAACGCGTCCGGCACCACCAAGGTCGAGGTGCACATCACCCACACCTACCGCGGTGACCTGGTCCTCGACCTCGTCGCCCCGGACGGCACGGCGTACCGGATGAAGAACTCGAGCAGCGACTCCACGCCGAACCTCGACACCACCTACACCGTGAACGCCTCTTCCGAGGCCGCGAACGGCGCCTGGCAGCTCCGCATCAAGGACGTCGGCCCGGCCGACACCGGTTACCTGTCCTCTTGGACGCTGACCGTCTGA
- a CDS encoding M4 family metallopeptidase codes for MTHRGFSTGLAAAAGLAMTLALPVTPATAAPQAQPAAPEAVAARAADQAAASGLDALRRGAGESFQRVGLTAGGGGLFYGAYQRTYQGLRVVGGDAVVVADGAGRVRGTSAAETAAITVGTQAALDAAKAAATARAQLPTVDSVSTPEKVVLAGTSPKLAYEVVVAGRTATAPSNLHVFVDAATGAVLDKRDDVKTFASGAKSQAQPATVNVAGTGNSYYVGNVSIDTTQSGSTYTMRDPGRTGISCGREGGSVYSGPDNNWGNGTGTDLETGCVDVLYSVQTEWKMLADWLGRNGINGSGTGYPASVGLADVNAYWNGSSTHFGHSQDNQRQATSMDVVGHEFGHGIFQFTPGGAGSGNENGGMNESTGDIFGALTEAYANNAKDTPDYEVGEGVNLVGQGPIRYMYQPSKVGDPNCYSSSIPSTEVHAAAGPQNHWFYLLAEGSNPGGGKPASPTCNSSSVTGIGIQKAGKIFYNGLLKKTSSWNHKAARKATLEAAIALFPGSCTEYNATKAAWDAISVTTVSGEPASCSGGGPDFSVALNPASGSVQTGASATTTISTAITSGAAQSITLSASGLPAGATATFSPATISSGGSSTLTIATTSSTPTGSFPITITADGAGTDHTATYTLTVGTTSSCAPVTNSTRLDIPDYPGAAVSSTSTVSGCARNASSTTKVEVHITHTYSGDLVLDLIAPDGTSYRMKNSSSSSTPNINTTYTVNAASEAANGAWKLQIKDVGPADTGYLSSWTLTV; via the coding sequence ATGACCCATCGTGGGTTCAGCACGGGCTTGGCGGCTGCCGCCGGGCTCGCCATGACGCTCGCGTTACCGGTGACCCCGGCGACCGCAGCGCCTCAAGCCCAGCCCGCCGCTCCCGAAGCGGTGGCCGCCCGCGCCGCCGACCAGGCGGCCGCCAGTGGCCTTGACGCCTTGCGCCGCGGCGCGGGCGAGTCGTTCCAGCGCGTCGGCCTGACCGCCGGTGGCGGTGGCCTCTTCTACGGCGCCTACCAGCGCACCTACCAGGGCCTGCGGGTCGTGGGCGGGGACGCGGTGGTCGTCGCGGACGGCGCCGGACGCGTCCGCGGCACCAGTGCGGCCGAGACCGCGGCCATCACCGTCGGGACCCAGGCGGCCCTCGACGCGGCGAAGGCCGCCGCCACCGCGCGCGCTCAACTGCCCACTGTGGACAGTGTGAGCACACCGGAGAAGGTGGTGCTGGCCGGGACGAGCCCGAAGCTGGCCTACGAGGTCGTCGTCGCCGGGCGCACCGCCACGGCACCGAGCAACCTGCACGTGTTCGTCGACGCGGCGACCGGTGCGGTGCTCGACAAGCGGGACGACGTCAAGACGTTCGCCTCCGGGGCGAAGAGCCAGGCCCAGCCCGCCACCGTGAACGTCGCGGGTACCGGCAACAGCTACTACGTCGGCAACGTCTCGATCGACACGACGCAGTCCGGCAGCACGTACACGATGCGTGACCCGGGCCGCACCGGCATCAGCTGCGGCCGCGAAGGCGGTTCCGTCTACAGTGGACCGGACAACAACTGGGGCAACGGCACCGGCACGGACCTCGAGACCGGCTGCGTCGACGTGCTCTACAGCGTCCAGACCGAGTGGAAGATGCTCGCCGACTGGCTCGGCCGCAACGGCATCAACGGCAGCGGCACCGGCTACCCGGCGTCCGTCGGCTTGGCCGACGTCAACGCCTATTGGAACGGCTCGTCGACGCACTTCGGCCACTCGCAGGACAACCAGCGCCAGGCCACCTCGATGGACGTCGTCGGCCACGAGTTCGGCCACGGCATCTTCCAGTTCACCCCGGGCGGCGCCGGTTCCGGCAACGAAAACGGCGGCATGAACGAGTCGACCGGTGACATCTTCGGCGCACTGACCGAGGCGTACGCGAACAACGCCAAGGACACCCCGGACTACGAGGTCGGCGAGGGCGTCAACCTGGTCGGCCAGGGCCCGATCCGGTACATGTACCAGCCGTCGAAGGTCGGCGATCCGAACTGCTACTCGTCGTCGATCCCGAGCACCGAGGTGCACGCGGCCGCCGGCCCGCAGAACCACTGGTTCTACCTGCTGGCCGAGGGCTCGAACCCGGGTGGCGGCAAGCCGGCCAGCCCGACGTGCAACAGCTCGAGCGTCACCGGCATCGGCATCCAGAAGGCCGGCAAGATCTTCTACAACGGCCTGCTGAAGAAGACCTCGTCGTGGAACCACAAGGCCGCCCGCAAGGCGACCCTCGAAGCCGCGATCGCGCTCTTCCCCGGCAGCTGCACCGAGTACAACGCCACCAAGGCCGCGTGGGACGCCATCTCCGTCACCACCGTCAGCGGTGAGCCGGCGTCGTGCAGCGGCGGCGGGCCGGACTTCTCGGTCGCGCTGAACCCGGCTTCGGGGTCCGTGCAGACGGGCGCCTCGGCGACGACCACGATCAGCACCGCGATCACCTCGGGCGCGGCCCAGTCGATCACGCTGTCCGCCTCGGGCCTGCCCGCCGGCGCGACCGCGACGTTCAGCCCGGCCACCATCTCCTCCGGCGGCAGCTCGACGCTGACCATCGCGACGACGTCGTCGACCCCGACCGGCAGCTTCCCGATCACCATCACCGCCGACGGGGCCGGCACCGACCACACCGCGACCTACACCCTGACCGTCGGGACCACGTCCTCGTGCGCCCCGGTGACCAACTCGACCCGGCTGGACATCCCGGACTACCCGGGTGCCGCGGTCAGCAGCACCAGCACCGTCAGCGGCTGTGCGCGCAACGCGTCGAGCACCACCAAGGTCGAGGTGCACATCACCCACACCTACAGCGGTGACCTGGTCCTCGACCTGATCGCCCCGGACGGCACGAGCTACCGCATGAAGAACTCCAGCAGCAGCTCGACGCCGAACATCAACACCACCTACACCGTCAACGCCGCTTCGGAAGCCGCGAACGGCGCCTGGAAGCTGCAGATCAAGGACGTCGGCCCGGCCGACACCGGTTACCTGTCCTCGTGGACGTTGACCGTGTAG
- a CDS encoding helix-turn-helix domain-containing protein — translation MSESVGERLRELRTERGLTQRELAGPQYSAAYVSSVETGARTPSGDALRFFARQLGIDPDELLGGRSPRELIELDLELIETADRFLAGDARRATPRMQRIRRRAERLDRPRQAGIALLWLAGYSTGDVRTKYVADAETALSGEPPPVRAMVVPLRAAVLTAWGEVQYSVHLLETCHAELLRDGYPQPSMLLTLRACLAERHLRQGDLERAAEYAGSALRLTRGGPAVLAELTRSHVEVCRSHLAADRFADAAASVAAAYDLMQERALHPAMAYCLLARARVRGRSGDVEGALADLGAARETAWPDDVPAITVELAAEYLAAGRLETAAALLDQVRPAVVAGTALAAELRLQLGSLARARGDARRAAEDLRAAVEIATGLGARGVLVRALRPLSELLGETGKQAEAADVLRNGLIALGAEAD, via the coding sequence GTGAGCGAGAGCGTCGGCGAACGCCTGCGTGAGCTGCGCACCGAACGCGGGCTCACGCAGCGCGAACTCGCCGGGCCGCAGTACTCCGCGGCGTACGTGTCGTCGGTCGAGACCGGCGCGCGGACGCCGTCGGGGGACGCGCTGCGGTTCTTCGCCCGGCAACTCGGCATCGACCCGGACGAACTGCTCGGCGGCCGGTCCCCGCGGGAGCTGATCGAGCTCGACCTCGAGCTGATCGAGACGGCGGACCGGTTCCTGGCCGGTGACGCCCGCCGCGCGACCCCGCGGATGCAGCGGATCCGGCGCCGCGCCGAGCGGCTGGACCGGCCGCGGCAGGCGGGGATCGCGCTGCTGTGGCTGGCCGGGTACTCGACCGGCGACGTCCGCACCAAGTACGTCGCGGACGCCGAGACGGCCTTGTCGGGTGAGCCGCCGCCGGTGCGGGCGATGGTCGTGCCGCTGCGCGCGGCGGTGCTGACCGCCTGGGGCGAGGTGCAGTATTCGGTGCACCTGCTGGAAACCTGCCACGCCGAGCTGCTGCGCGACGGCTACCCGCAGCCGTCGATGCTGCTGACGCTGCGGGCCTGCCTGGCCGAGCGGCACCTGCGCCAGGGCGACCTGGAGCGGGCGGCCGAGTACGCCGGCTCGGCGTTGCGGCTCACCCGGGGCGGCCCGGCGGTGCTCGCGGAGCTGACCCGCAGTCACGTCGAGGTGTGCCGCAGCCACCTGGCGGCGGACCGGTTCGCCGACGCGGCCGCGTCGGTCGCGGCGGCCTACGACCTGATGCAGGAGCGGGCGTTGCACCCGGCGATGGCGTACTGCCTGCTGGCCAGGGCCCGGGTCCGCGGCCGCTCGGGTGACGTCGAGGGCGCGCTGGCCGACCTCGGGGCGGCGCGGGAGACGGCCTGGCCGGACGACGTCCCGGCGATCACCGTCGAGCTCGCCGCGGAGTACCTCGCGGCGGGCCGGCTGGAGACGGCGGCCGCGTTGCTCGACCAGGTGCGCCCGGCGGTCGTGGCGGGCACGGCGCTGGCCGCGGAGCTGCGGCTGCAGCTCGGGTCGTTGGCCAGGGCCCGCGGCGACGCGCGGCGCGCGGCCGAGGACCTGCGGGCCGCCGTCGAGATCGCCACCGGCCTGGGCGCGCGGGGCGTGCTGGTGCGCGCGTTGCGGCCGTTGAGCGAGCTGCTCGGCGAGACCGGGAAGCAGGCGGAGGCGGCGGACGTGCTGCGCAACGGGCTCATCGCGCTGGGCGCGGAAGCCGACTGA